A window from Primulina eburnea isolate SZY01 chromosome 2, ASM2296580v1, whole genome shotgun sequence encodes these proteins:
- the LOC140823452 gene encoding uncharacterized protein isoform X2, with the protein MSETAEVRLVRCPKCENLLPEVTGYSVYRCGGCGAVLRGDKGVDLDSFSERSDEEKVAMIKEKYLEKFEEKNTMSERRMVGQGDGMSSIISSSRAARRALQDSAENYGDSLMDGESMWDHGGGTIQGRDLDELGRASVARDFEDLTLYKDDENRMQRLDRVSEEHGSFNLLSMPSYDYEFKVKNRIGVDGFNKDGCDGEDQPKILRGLDGRNERLSRYGYLNDRGKGKTFLDRPTAYEDSRSSSEYWYPNKSSGVNSSSGQYPYLGTRFDRPSYQNQYSEPSLMHRLEMGGDGFNPSRYALNHVLEHEGPLRSQMLRRGPFRAPPPYQQPLSHPYSSGSYQGDGMVYLDPFEQYNPSDNHRHHHPSCSCFHCFNTRQVPHPVAFSDKFSDVSVDTMFNYHKNPGSFSPLDYNFQAINHHPLRSHNPVSHTRWPSDVNSEVNGFVRGHPARVDSASAVLHGRPIGGGAPFFVCFNCFELLLLPKNVATNNDHWKKIKCGACSMVIVFGFSNNKLVLCDDVEVTTDSPVKLDDNSNLSPIRGELYMHGHLNQVKTTFLSDDYDNTGYNFESMDGEPEQPSPGRGRGSDPSESKHQNSRSKHTIEVETVTESVNVLREDSKLACEETKNKEPPPVGSSLQEYFEYSNKFHVKNHQGSHEKYLPSKTSRQQSSVNDSSAATETDVSSNEFSNTGTSFDSGEASRKGRRASESFFAGIVKKSFKEFSRSNQNAEKEKADVTINGHRMPNEMIKKAEEVAGPIHPGQYWYDYRAGFWGLMGGPCLGIIPPGIEEFNHPMPKKCAGGNTGIYVNGRELEQKDLNLLKRRGMPTDRNRSYAIEISGRIIDRDTGEELKSLGKLAPTMERLQRGYGMRVPKGAPPS; encoded by the exons ATGTCAGAAACAGCGGAGGTTCGTTTAGTTCGGTGTCCGAAGTGTGAGAATTTGCTTCCAGAGGTCACTGGTTACTCTGTTTACCGGTGCGGTGGTTGTGGGGCTGTTCTGAGAG GGGACAAAGGTGTTGACTTGGACTCGTTCTCAGAAAGGTCTGATGAGGAAAAGGTTGCAATGATTAAAGAGAAGTATCTTGAAAAATTTGAGGAAAAGAATACCATGTCTGAGAGGAGAATGGTGGGCCAGGGTGACGGGATGTCGAGCATTATTTCATCTAGCCGAGCTGCGAGGAGGGCTTTGCAGGATTCAGCTGAAAATTACGGTGATAGTTTGATGGATGGGGAGAGTATGTGGGACCATGGCGGTGGAACGATCCAAGGTAGAGATTTGGATGAGTTGGGACGAGCGAGTGTTGCTCGAGATTTTGAGGATTTGACTTTATATAAAGATGATGAGAATAGGATGCAAAGATTAGATCGTGTTTCGGAGGAGCATGGCTCATTTAATCTCTTGTCTATGCCAAGTTATGATTATGAGTTCAAGGTGAAGAATAGGATTGGTGTGGATGGATTTAACAAAGATGGTTGCGATGGAGAAGATCAGCCTAAAATTTTGAGGGGGTTGGATGGGAGGAATGAACGACTGAGTCGATATGGTTATTTGAATGATAGGGGTAAAGGAAAAACTTTTCTCGATAGGCCGACTGCTTATGAAGATTCCCGTTCTAGTTCTGAGTATTGGTATCCCAATAAATCATCGGGAGTGAATAGCTCATCAGGGCAATACCCATATCTTGGTACACGTTTTGATAGGCCTTCTTATCAGAATCAATACTCTGAGCCTTCTTTGATGCACAGACTAGAAATGGGTGGTGATGGCTTTAATCCTTCACGATACGCATTGAATCATGTCCTAGAACATGAGGGTCCATTGAGATCTCAGATGCTAAGAAGGGGTCCCTTTCGAGCACCTCCTCCTTATCAACAACCTTTGTCTCATCCATATAGTTCTGGATCATACCAGGGTGATGGCATGGTTTATTTGGACCCATTCGAGCAATATAATCCTAGTGACAACCATCGCCATCATCATCCATCTTGCTCTTGTTTCCATTGTTTCAATACGAGACAAGTTCCTCACCCTGTGGCCTTCAGTGATAAGTTCTCCGATGTCTCAGTTGATACAATGTTTAATTATCACAAAAATCCCGGCTCATTCAGTCCACTAGATTATAATTTCCAAGCTATAAATCATCATCCTTTGAGATCTCATAATCCTGTCTCACACACGAGATGGCCCAGTGATGTGAATTCTGAAGTGAATGGTTTTGTCCGCGGGCATCCTGCAAGGGTGGATTCAGCTTCTGCTGTACTACATGGTCGCCCTATAGGCGGTGGTGCTCCATTCTTTGTATGCTTCAATTGTTTTGAATTGTTGCTATTGCCGAAGAATGTTGCAACTAACAATGACCACTGGAAGAAAATTAAATGTGGGGCGTGCTCTATGGTGATTGTTTTCGGATTTTCCAACAATAAACTAGTGCTTTGTGATGATGTAGAAGTGACAACAGATAGTCCTGTTAAGCTTGATGACAACAGTAATCTGTCACCAATACGTGGGGAATTATACATGCATGGGCATCTAAATCAAGTTAAGACCACTTTCTTATCTGATGATTATGATAATACTGGTTATAATTTTGAGTCTATGGATGGAGAACCAGAACAACCTTCACCTGGCCGAGGAAGAGGCAGCGATCCTTCTGAGTCTAAGCACCAAAATTCCAGATCTAAGCATACTATTGAGGTGGAGACAGTTACCGAAAGTGTGAATGTGCTGAGAGAAGACTCTAAATTGGCTTGTGAGGAGACAAAGAATAAAGAGCCTCCACCTGTGGGGTCATCGCTTCAAGAATACTTTGAATACTCAAATAAGTTTCATGTGAAGAACCATCAGGGTTCCCACGAAAAATATTTGCCAAGCAAGACTAGCAGGCAACAATCTTCTGTCAATGACTCATCAGCAGCAACTGAGACAGACGTATCGTCCAATGAGTTCTCAAATACTGGCACATCATTTGATTCCGGTGAGGCAAGCAGAAAAGGCAGAAGAGCATCTGAGTCATTTTTTGCTGGAATCGTAAAAAAGAGCTTTAAGGAATTTAGTAGATCAAACCAAAATGCTGAGAAAGAAAAAGCTGACGTGACCATTAATGGGCATCGCATGCCTAATGAAATGATTAAGAAGGCCGAAGAAGTTGCCGGACCCATCCACCCTGGGCAATACTG GTATGACTATCGAGCTGGATTCTGGGGCTTGATGGGAGGACCTTGTCTAGGAATAATTCCT CCGGGCATCGAGGAATTCAACCATCCCATGCCAAAAAAGTGTGCTGGTGGAAACACAGGCATATATGTGAATGGTAGAGAACTTGAACAGAAAGATTTGAATTTGCTGAAACGTAGAGGGATGCCAACCGATAGAAATCGATCATATGCCATTGAAATATCCGGCAGAATCATAGACAGAGACACTGGTGAGGAGCTAAAGAGCCTGGGAAAACTTGCTCCAAC CATGGAGAGGCTACAGCGTGGTTATGGCATGCGAGTTCCAAAAGGAGCTCCACCATCATAG
- the LOC140823453 gene encoding uncharacterized protein, whose amino-acid sequence MEMIGSEIHQLFVKFLDGKHKILNFDTPSISVSILKSRIEALTSVPSHLQLLRFSNSRILPDSQTLKFAESRETTEIPETLELNTDGSPRNQLFCSGSAGFQSSSDREVRKFPVVVHLSLRLRGGKGGFGSLLRGAATKAGQKKTNNFDACRDMSGRRLRHVNAEKKLEEWRAAADERKLERMAEEYIKKKTKEVSKSAKTKAGDSAEKYVAKYREESSRCIEVVERSVRESMVNGLKRKGGKKETENHAKRLKIWLGKRKMEDSDSEDMDEEDIDGDKRVEDAKSVTDNGNISDSSKEAEETPCSVTCENVVSGSLDEGSPGYQEEGVSAKESPKSDNSIDGCVDDGKGISRSKPAVESLEEIMNHANMEVPHKFDSSKLKEMVGQLPGVSIPEEIVTSTAEVSSITSSEPLEEVSVSLSAEAQDLDRPLNFDEYNSAAELEVLGMERLKAELQTRGLKCGGTLQERAARLFLLKTTPLEMLPKKVLAKK is encoded by the exons ATGGAGATGATTGGATCTGAAATCCACCAGCTGTTCGTGAAATTTCTCGATGGCAAGCACAAAATCTTGAATTTCGACACCCCTTCAATATCTGTTTCCATCCTCAAAAGCCGTATCGAAGCTCTAACTTCTGTCCCCTCCCACCTCCAACTCCTCCGATTTAGCAACTCCCGCATCCTCCCTGATAGCCAAACTTTGAAATTCGCTGAATCCCGTGAAACTACTGAAATCCCTGAAACCCTAGAGTTGAATACCGATGGTTCACCCCGAAATCAGTTGTTTTGTAGTGGATCGGCCGGCTTTCAATCTTCGTCGGATCGAGAGGTGAGGAAGTTTCCAGTGGTGGTTCATCTGTCGCTCAGGCTCAGAGGTGGGAAAGGAGGGTTTGGGTCTTTGCTAAGAGGTGCAGCGACGAAGGCTGGGCAGAAGAAAACGAATAATTTTGATGCTTGCAGGGATATGAGTGGGCGAAGGCTCAGGCATGTTAACGCGGAGAAGAAGTTGGAGGAATGGAGGGCCGCAGCAGATGAAAGGAAGTTGGAAAGGATGGCCGAGGAGTATATCAAAAAGAAGACCAAGGAAGTTTCTAAGAGCGCGAAGACCAAGGCGGGTGATAGTGCTGAGAAGTATGTGGCAAAGTATAGGGAGGAATCATCTAGGTGCATAGAGGTGGTGGAGAGGTCGGTCAGGGAGTCCATGGTGAATGGGTTGAAGAGGAAGGGTGGTAAAAAGGAGACTGAGAATCATGCCAAGCGGTTGAAGATATG GTTGGGGAAGAGGAAAATGGAAGACAGTGATAGTGAAGACATGGATGAGGAAGACATTGATGGAGACAAAAGGGTGGAAGACGCGAAATCCGTTACTGATAATGGAAATATTTCAGATTCAAGCAAAGAAGCTGAGGAAACTCCATGTTCAGTTACTTGCGAGAATGTTGTGTCTGGCTCTCTTGATGAAGGCTCCCCTGGCTACCAGGAAGAGGGTGTTTCTGCTAAAGAGTCTCCAAAATCTGATAATAGTATTGATGGGTGTGTTGATGATGGTAAAGGTATAAGTAGGAGTAAACCTGCTGTTGAGAGCCTGGAGGAAATTATGAATCATGCCAACATGGAGGTGCCTCACAAATTTGACTCGAGCAAATTGAAAGAAATGGTCGGCCAGCTCCCTGGTGTCTCTATTCCAGAGGAAATAGTTACATCCACGGCAGAAGTGAGCAGCATTACCAGTTCGGAGCCACTCGAGGAAGTATCAGTGTCTTTGAGTGCAGAAGCTCAAGATTTGGACAGGCCCCTGAACTTTGATGAATATAATTCAGCAGCAGAATTAGAG GTTCTTGGCATGGAAAGATTAAAAGCAGAACTTCAAACTCGGGGATTGAAATGTGGGGGCACTTTGCAAGAACGGGCAGCTAGGCTCTTCCTGCTCAAAACCACGCCACTAGAGATGCTTCCAAAGAAAGTATTAGCCAAGAAATGA
- the LOC140823451 gene encoding reticulon-like protein B5 isoform X2, translated as MAEQEEISDPDRESMVHEISDNITAEEHSSSSASSNSDSEEKIARSPPLIKAKTDPFLYRGKAENKAFGGAADLFLWRDKSISATALGIATAIWFFFSVLDYYLITLVCHISIFALSMLFLWSNVTIIINKRPSHIPEVRLPQEPFIEFASTLCSEINNALAAIRETASVRDLKKFLEVIGVLWIISIVGSFCNFVTLVYILFVFLHTVPVLYEMYEDKVEALAEKAMMTIKKQYAAFDRGGFSVRRTGATAPPKNLKKKFSDGCVETFAKSATVVEKTVAIWRPRPPKKI; from the exons ATGGCGGAACAGGAAGAGATTTCCGACCCAGATAGAGAGTCCATGGTACATGAGATCTCCGACAATATCACCGCCGAGGAACATTCATCGTCGTCCGCTTCTTCCAATTCAGACTCCGAGGAGAAGATAGCGCGATCGCCTCCTCTCATCAAAGCTAAGACTGACCCGTTCTTATACCGTGGGAAAGCAGAGAATAAGGCCTTCGGTGGAG CTGCTGATTTATTCTTGTGGAGGGACAAAAGCATATCTGCTACCGCACTCGGGATTGCTACCGCTATCTGGTTCTTTTTTTCAGTGCTAGATTACTATTTGATTACTCTTGTCTGCCACATTTCGATTTTCGCCCTCTCCATGTTATTCTTGTGGTCGAATGTTACGATCATCATTAACAA GAGACCGTCACATATACCGGAAGTTCGACTTCCCCAGGAACCATTTATTGAGTTTGCTTCGACTCTCTGTAGTGAAATCAACAATGCTCTCGCTGCGATTAGAGAAACTGCTTCTGTCAGGGATCTTAAAAAGTTCCTTGAG GTAATTGGTGTGTTGTGGATTATCTCCATCGTGGGCAGCTTCTGCAACTTCGTCACACTGGTTTATATAT TATTCGTTTTCCTCCACACGGTGCCTGTTTTATATGAGATGTACGAGGACAAAGTTGAGGCATTGGCAGAGAAAGCGATGATGACAATCAAGAAGCAGTATGCAGCCTTCGAcaggggcggatttagtgtaaggcgaacgggggccacggcccccccaaaaaatttaaaaaaaaaatttagcgacggttgtgtgGAAACCTTCGCAAAATCCGCGACGGTTGTtgagaaaaccgtcgctatatggcgGCCACGGCcccccaaaaaaatttaa
- the LOC140823452 gene encoding protein ENHANCED DISEASE RESISTANCE 4-like isoform X1 codes for MSETAEVRLVRCPKCENLLPEVTGYSVYRCGGCGAVLRAGDKGVDLDSFSERSDEEKVAMIKEKYLEKFEEKNTMSERRMVGQGDGMSSIISSSRAARRALQDSAENYGDSLMDGESMWDHGGGTIQGRDLDELGRASVARDFEDLTLYKDDENRMQRLDRVSEEHGSFNLLSMPSYDYEFKVKNRIGVDGFNKDGCDGEDQPKILRGLDGRNERLSRYGYLNDRGKGKTFLDRPTAYEDSRSSSEYWYPNKSSGVNSSSGQYPYLGTRFDRPSYQNQYSEPSLMHRLEMGGDGFNPSRYALNHVLEHEGPLRSQMLRRGPFRAPPPYQQPLSHPYSSGSYQGDGMVYLDPFEQYNPSDNHRHHHPSCSCFHCFNTRQVPHPVAFSDKFSDVSVDTMFNYHKNPGSFSPLDYNFQAINHHPLRSHNPVSHTRWPSDVNSEVNGFVRGHPARVDSASAVLHGRPIGGGAPFFVCFNCFELLLLPKNVATNNDHWKKIKCGACSMVIVFGFSNNKLVLCDDVEVTTDSPVKLDDNSNLSPIRGELYMHGHLNQVKTTFLSDDYDNTGYNFESMDGEPEQPSPGRGRGSDPSESKHQNSRSKHTIEVETVTESVNVLREDSKLACEETKNKEPPPVGSSLQEYFEYSNKFHVKNHQGSHEKYLPSKTSRQQSSVNDSSAATETDVSSNEFSNTGTSFDSGEASRKGRRASESFFAGIVKKSFKEFSRSNQNAEKEKADVTINGHRMPNEMIKKAEEVAGPIHPGQYWYDYRAGFWGLMGGPCLGIIPPGIEEFNHPMPKKCAGGNTGIYVNGRELEQKDLNLLKRRGMPTDRNRSYAIEISGRIIDRDTGEELKSLGKLAPTMERLQRGYGMRVPKGAPPS; via the exons ATGTCAGAAACAGCGGAGGTTCGTTTAGTTCGGTGTCCGAAGTGTGAGAATTTGCTTCCAGAGGTCACTGGTTACTCTGTTTACCGGTGCGGTGGTTGTGGGGCTGTTCTGAGAG CAGGGGACAAAGGTGTTGACTTGGACTCGTTCTCAGAAAGGTCTGATGAGGAAAAGGTTGCAATGATTAAAGAGAAGTATCTTGAAAAATTTGAGGAAAAGAATACCATGTCTGAGAGGAGAATGGTGGGCCAGGGTGACGGGATGTCGAGCATTATTTCATCTAGCCGAGCTGCGAGGAGGGCTTTGCAGGATTCAGCTGAAAATTACGGTGATAGTTTGATGGATGGGGAGAGTATGTGGGACCATGGCGGTGGAACGATCCAAGGTAGAGATTTGGATGAGTTGGGACGAGCGAGTGTTGCTCGAGATTTTGAGGATTTGACTTTATATAAAGATGATGAGAATAGGATGCAAAGATTAGATCGTGTTTCGGAGGAGCATGGCTCATTTAATCTCTTGTCTATGCCAAGTTATGATTATGAGTTCAAGGTGAAGAATAGGATTGGTGTGGATGGATTTAACAAAGATGGTTGCGATGGAGAAGATCAGCCTAAAATTTTGAGGGGGTTGGATGGGAGGAATGAACGACTGAGTCGATATGGTTATTTGAATGATAGGGGTAAAGGAAAAACTTTTCTCGATAGGCCGACTGCTTATGAAGATTCCCGTTCTAGTTCTGAGTATTGGTATCCCAATAAATCATCGGGAGTGAATAGCTCATCAGGGCAATACCCATATCTTGGTACACGTTTTGATAGGCCTTCTTATCAGAATCAATACTCTGAGCCTTCTTTGATGCACAGACTAGAAATGGGTGGTGATGGCTTTAATCCTTCACGATACGCATTGAATCATGTCCTAGAACATGAGGGTCCATTGAGATCTCAGATGCTAAGAAGGGGTCCCTTTCGAGCACCTCCTCCTTATCAACAACCTTTGTCTCATCCATATAGTTCTGGATCATACCAGGGTGATGGCATGGTTTATTTGGACCCATTCGAGCAATATAATCCTAGTGACAACCATCGCCATCATCATCCATCTTGCTCTTGTTTCCATTGTTTCAATACGAGACAAGTTCCTCACCCTGTGGCCTTCAGTGATAAGTTCTCCGATGTCTCAGTTGATACAATGTTTAATTATCACAAAAATCCCGGCTCATTCAGTCCACTAGATTATAATTTCCAAGCTATAAATCATCATCCTTTGAGATCTCATAATCCTGTCTCACACACGAGATGGCCCAGTGATGTGAATTCTGAAGTGAATGGTTTTGTCCGCGGGCATCCTGCAAGGGTGGATTCAGCTTCTGCTGTACTACATGGTCGCCCTATAGGCGGTGGTGCTCCATTCTTTGTATGCTTCAATTGTTTTGAATTGTTGCTATTGCCGAAGAATGTTGCAACTAACAATGACCACTGGAAGAAAATTAAATGTGGGGCGTGCTCTATGGTGATTGTTTTCGGATTTTCCAACAATAAACTAGTGCTTTGTGATGATGTAGAAGTGACAACAGATAGTCCTGTTAAGCTTGATGACAACAGTAATCTGTCACCAATACGTGGGGAATTATACATGCATGGGCATCTAAATCAAGTTAAGACCACTTTCTTATCTGATGATTATGATAATACTGGTTATAATTTTGAGTCTATGGATGGAGAACCAGAACAACCTTCACCTGGCCGAGGAAGAGGCAGCGATCCTTCTGAGTCTAAGCACCAAAATTCCAGATCTAAGCATACTATTGAGGTGGAGACAGTTACCGAAAGTGTGAATGTGCTGAGAGAAGACTCTAAATTGGCTTGTGAGGAGACAAAGAATAAAGAGCCTCCACCTGTGGGGTCATCGCTTCAAGAATACTTTGAATACTCAAATAAGTTTCATGTGAAGAACCATCAGGGTTCCCACGAAAAATATTTGCCAAGCAAGACTAGCAGGCAACAATCTTCTGTCAATGACTCATCAGCAGCAACTGAGACAGACGTATCGTCCAATGAGTTCTCAAATACTGGCACATCATTTGATTCCGGTGAGGCAAGCAGAAAAGGCAGAAGAGCATCTGAGTCATTTTTTGCTGGAATCGTAAAAAAGAGCTTTAAGGAATTTAGTAGATCAAACCAAAATGCTGAGAAAGAAAAAGCTGACGTGACCATTAATGGGCATCGCATGCCTAATGAAATGATTAAGAAGGCCGAAGAAGTTGCCGGACCCATCCACCCTGGGCAATACTG GTATGACTATCGAGCTGGATTCTGGGGCTTGATGGGAGGACCTTGTCTAGGAATAATTCCT CCGGGCATCGAGGAATTCAACCATCCCATGCCAAAAAAGTGTGCTGGTGGAAACACAGGCATATATGTGAATGGTAGAGAACTTGAACAGAAAGATTTGAATTTGCTGAAACGTAGAGGGATGCCAACCGATAGAAATCGATCATATGCCATTGAAATATCCGGCAGAATCATAGACAGAGACACTGGTGAGGAGCTAAAGAGCCTGGGAAAACTTGCTCCAAC CATGGAGAGGCTACAGCGTGGTTATGGCATGCGAGTTCCAAAAGGAGCTCCACCATCATAG
- the LOC140824760 gene encoding uncharacterized protein, which translates to MSIGQTPPPPLQKPPGYRDPTTPVKPPPPRKAALPPSLQLQKNPTTCCRNFCCGISIVTAISLLFLFSALGFFFLWFEPRLPEIHLKSIDFKKFNVTTTPDGLTLEAQSIVSVEVKNPNSNLRMEYDRTRIYVNAVNGDTNLGQVTVPGFIQDKNNVTTLKFTTRAEKEILESKIAEELSNGFKNKKLFMNVEIESGIGIKSSGWAIGTVAVKVLCGGVSLSQVQDGRGAAAPKCRIKILDWIYLN; encoded by the exons ATGTCGATCGGGCAAACACCACCTCCGCCGCTGCAAAAGCCGCCGGGATACAGAGACCCCACCACCCCAGTCAAGCCCCCGCCACCACGAAAAGCGGCCCTGCCGCCTTCCCTACAACTCCAAAAGAACCCAACCACGTGCTGCCGCAACTTCTGCTGCGGAATCTCCATCGTCACCGCCATCTCACTGCTCTTCCTCTTCTCGGCACTCGGCTTTTTCTTCCTCTGGTTCGAGCCCCGCCTCCCTGAAATCCACCTCAAATCCATCGATTTCAAGAAATTCAACGTCACCACAACCCCTGATGGCCTCACATTAGAAGCACAATCCATCGTAAGCGTGGAAGTCAAGAACCCGAATTCGAACTTGAGAATGGAGTACGACAGGACGAGGATATATGTTAACGCGGTTAATGGGGACACAAATCTTGGACAGGTTACGGTGCCAGGATTCATACAGGACAAGAACAACGTCACAACGTTGAAATTCACTACAAGGGCAGAAAAAGAGATTTTAGAGAGCAAGATAGCTGAAGAATTGAGTAATggattcaagaacaagaaacTGTTCATGAATGTTGAGATCGAGAGTGGGATCGGGATAAAGAGCAGCGGATGGGCAATTGGAACTGTTGCGGTGAAGGTTCTCTGCGGTGGAGTGAGCCTCAGCCAAGTTCAAGATGGCCGAGGTGCCGCCGCTCCCAAATGCCGAATCAAGATACTCGATTG GATCTACCTAAACTGA
- the LOC140823451 gene encoding reticulon-like protein B5 isoform X1, with amino-acid sequence MAEQEEISDPDRESMVHEISDNITAEEHSSSSASSNSDSEEKIARSPPLIKAKTDPFLYRGKAENKAFGGGQPADLFLWRDKSISATALGIATAIWFFFSVLDYYLITLVCHISIFALSMLFLWSNVTIIINKRPSHIPEVRLPQEPFIEFASTLCSEINNALAAIRETASVRDLKKFLEVIGVLWIISIVGSFCNFVTLVYILFVFLHTVPVLYEMYEDKVEALAEKAMMTIKKQYAAFDRGGFSVRRTGATAPPKNLKKKFSDGCVETFAKSATVVEKTVAIWRPRPPKKI; translated from the exons ATGGCGGAACAGGAAGAGATTTCCGACCCAGATAGAGAGTCCATGGTACATGAGATCTCCGACAATATCACCGCCGAGGAACATTCATCGTCGTCCGCTTCTTCCAATTCAGACTCCGAGGAGAAGATAGCGCGATCGCCTCCTCTCATCAAAGCTAAGACTGACCCGTTCTTATACCGTGGGAAAGCAGAGAATAAGGCCTTCGGTGGAGGTCAAC CTGCTGATTTATTCTTGTGGAGGGACAAAAGCATATCTGCTACCGCACTCGGGATTGCTACCGCTATCTGGTTCTTTTTTTCAGTGCTAGATTACTATTTGATTACTCTTGTCTGCCACATTTCGATTTTCGCCCTCTCCATGTTATTCTTGTGGTCGAATGTTACGATCATCATTAACAA GAGACCGTCACATATACCGGAAGTTCGACTTCCCCAGGAACCATTTATTGAGTTTGCTTCGACTCTCTGTAGTGAAATCAACAATGCTCTCGCTGCGATTAGAGAAACTGCTTCTGTCAGGGATCTTAAAAAGTTCCTTGAG GTAATTGGTGTGTTGTGGATTATCTCCATCGTGGGCAGCTTCTGCAACTTCGTCACACTGGTTTATATAT TATTCGTTTTCCTCCACACGGTGCCTGTTTTATATGAGATGTACGAGGACAAAGTTGAGGCATTGGCAGAGAAAGCGATGATGACAATCAAGAAGCAGTATGCAGCCTTCGAcaggggcggatttagtgtaaggcgaacgggggccacggcccccccaaaaaatttaaaaaaaaaatttagcgacggttgtgtgGAAACCTTCGCAAAATCCGCGACGGTTGTtgagaaaaccgtcgctatatggcgGCCACGGCcccccaaaaaaatttaa